In Chloroflexaceae bacterium, one genomic interval encodes:
- the puhE gene encoding putative photosynthetic complex assembly protein PuhE, with amino-acid sequence MDYPLPLWPHLYLYPPLAAIALWVGLTLVVAGLNRRGPLAGRIALVVTLPLLALAHHELWAVRADVGLMAAYRGFIAGSLIWAWHELAFYSGAITGPWRKPCPPAARGFTRFGYALGTHLYHELAVVAELALMAWLLNDAVNVIGPLVFILSWGLQHSAKLNVLLGVRSLNVEFFPPHLRYLGSYWAQRPTNWFFVPSVSVVTLLAVMLWLAAHAHRFEAAGPRLALIASLVALGALEHWLLGLPARRPATIPVRQPVE; translated from the coding sequence ATGGACTACCCGCTGCCGCTATGGCCGCATCTGTACCTGTACCCCCCGCTGGCGGCCATCGCGCTCTGGGTGGGGTTGACGCTGGTCGTGGCTGGGTTGAACCGGCGCGGCCCGCTGGCGGGGCGTATCGCTCTGGTGGTGACGCTGCCGCTGCTGGCGCTGGCGCACCATGAACTGTGGGCAGTGCGGGCCGACGTGGGGCTTATGGCGGCCTACCGCGGGTTCATCGCCGGCTCGCTGATCTGGGCATGGCATGAACTCGCATTCTACTCCGGGGCGATCACCGGGCCATGGCGCAAGCCATGCCCGCCTGCCGCGCGCGGTTTCACGCGTTTTGGCTACGCCCTGGGCACCCATCTCTACCACGAACTGGCCGTCGTCGCCGAACTGGCGCTGATGGCCTGGTTGCTCAACGATGCGGTCAACGTTATCGGCCCGCTGGTCTTCATTCTGAGCTGGGGGTTGCAGCACAGCGCCAAGCTGAATGTACTGCTTGGCGTTCGTTCGCTGAACGTCGAGTTCTTCCCGCCGCACCTGCGCTACCTCGGCAGCTACTGGGCCCAACGCCCGACCAACTGGTTCTTTGTGCCCTCGGTGTCGGTGGTGACCCTGCTGGCGGTCATGCTCTGGCTGGCGGCGCACGCGCACCGCTTCGAAGCGGCGGGGCCGCGCCTGGCGCTGATCGCCTCGCTGGTGGCGCTGGGCGCGCTGGAGCACTGGCTGCTCGGCCTGCCCGCGCGCCGCCCCGCAACCATCCCTGTGCGGCAGCCCGTGGAGTAA
- the menC gene encoding o-succinylbenzoate synthase, with protein MRIERIELRRIELPYVTPFETSGWRELANHSVIARVEAEGAAGWGEAPVGVGPWYNEETQSTAWVIGREILGPLLLKAEVRRPEDVDALFARVRGNRMARSAFEFAVWDLMGRLERRSLSAMLGGTRNRVDVGVSVGVQPDIDTLLSVVGGYIEAGYRRVKLKIKPGWDVEPTRAVRECWPDLRLQVDANSVYTLDDAGHLAQLDAFDLLLIEQPLAHDDIIDHAKLQRRLRTPICLDESIVSPEHARWAIELRACGVINIKPSRVGGLTAARRIHDLAAEAGLPVWCGGMLETGIGRAVNVALASLPNFALPGDISASARYFRRDVVRNPFALNPDSTLSVPEGPGSGAEVDEEFLDSVTLERIVLR; from the coding sequence ATGCGCATCGAACGGATCGAACTCAGACGGATCGAACTGCCCTATGTCACGCCCTTCGAGACCAGCGGCTGGCGCGAGCTGGCCAATCACTCGGTGATCGCGCGCGTAGAGGCCGAAGGAGCGGCTGGCTGGGGTGAGGCCCCCGTCGGCGTTGGCCCGTGGTATAACGAAGAGACCCAGAGCACCGCCTGGGTCATTGGGCGCGAGATCCTGGGGCCGCTGCTCCTCAAGGCCGAGGTGCGCCGCCCCGAGGACGTGGACGCCCTCTTCGCCCGCGTGCGCGGCAACCGTATGGCCCGCTCGGCCTTTGAGTTCGCCGTCTGGGACCTGATGGGGCGCCTGGAGAGGCGTAGCCTGAGCGCCATGCTCGGCGGTACACGCAACCGCGTGGACGTTGGCGTGAGCGTGGGCGTGCAGCCCGACATTGACACCCTGCTCAGCGTCGTCGGCGGCTACATTGAGGCCGGCTACCGGCGCGTCAAGCTCAAGATCAAGCCCGGCTGGGACGTGGAACCGACCCGCGCCGTCCGCGAATGCTGGCCTGACCTGCGCCTCCAGGTAGACGCCAACAGCGTGTACACTCTCGACGACGCCGGCCACCTGGCGCAACTCGACGCCTTCGATCTGCTGCTCATTGAACAGCCCCTGGCTCACGACGACATCATTGACCACGCAAAGCTCCAGCGTCGCCTGCGCACCCCTATCTGCCTGGACGAGAGCATCGTCTCGCCGGAGCATGCGCGCTGGGCGATCGAGCTGCGGGCCTGCGGCGTGATCAACATCAAACCCAGCCGTGTCGGCGGCTTGACCGCGGCCCGGCGCATTCACGATCTGGCCGCCGAAGCAGGGCTGCCGGTGTGGTGCGGGGGAATGCTGGAGACCGGCATCGGGCGCGCCGTCAATGTGGCCCTGGCGAGCCTCCCCAACTTTGCGCTGCCCGGCGACATCAGCGCCAGCGCGCGCTACTTCCGGCGCGATGTCGTGCGCAACCCCTTCGCGCTCAACCCCGACAGCACCCTGAGCGTGCCCGAAGGGCCAGGCAGCGGCGCCGAGGTGGACGAGGAGTTTCTCGACAGTGTTACGCTCGAACGGATCGTGCTGAGGTAA
- a CDS encoding S8 family serine peptidase — MRLPIPRSLRAFTLIALALLLLVLVRPARADEANEPPPVAPVEQIIVRFPSSDDTGRETLASPSQAAAQLSAQAATPLEYVRTLADGAHVLRLPEPLPPEEAWRLAQRLAAVSGAEYVEPDLIFFPTVVPDDTLYAAAQWNLQSVTSARYGANFPDAWMITTGSPAIVSAILDTGGLLTHEDLAGRTPAGNPGYDFISTLFNANDGNGRDPDPSDPGDWVTSAEATGNCPVSPSSWHGSHVAGIFGARANNDRGIAGAVWDAPMLIVRVLGKCGGTLSDIADALRWAAGLPVPGVPDNPTPARVLNLSLGGGGSTCPATMQNAINAANQAGAIVVVAAGNSNTSASSMIPANCSGVVVVAASTLSGNRASYSNYGSLVTLAAPGGDTGATVVSTVNSSTTAPSPTGDTYAGYRGTSMATPHVAGAISLMLSANPGLSRAEVLQILRDTVTPFPGGSGCIGRCGTGILNAGAAVEEAARRVRQLSFTDNPRVVSEGDEVTITLTLNLASNREVSAPYTVGGTASQADHTLRQGSIVFPPGQRSATLRFRVESDAERDPGETITITLGDPERATLAGPSSLTLIIQDTTASGRLALDASTLDFGAHRLGTAATLPVMVANGGGAPIAVTRLDLEGSFARRGGTCPAAFPFDLAPGASCTLLIAFTPTTVGTHAGRAVFVTTEGEGGNLALRGIGSEARVALPLVRW, encoded by the coding sequence ATGCGCCTACCCATCCCCCGTTCGCTCAGAGCATTTACCCTCATTGCTCTGGCCCTGCTCTTGCTCGTCCTGGTTAGACCGGCCCGCGCCGATGAAGCGAACGAACCCCCGCCGGTTGCGCCGGTCGAGCAGATCATTGTGCGCTTTCCTTCGTCCGACGACACTGGCCGGGAGACCCTTGCCAGCCCCTCGCAGGCCGCCGCGCAGTTGAGCGCCCAGGCCGCAACGCCGCTGGAGTATGTGCGGACGCTGGCCGATGGCGCGCACGTGCTGCGCCTGCCTGAGCCGCTCCCGCCCGAGGAGGCCTGGCGCCTGGCGCAGCGCCTGGCGGCCGTATCGGGCGCCGAGTATGTCGAACCGGACCTGATCTTCTTCCCAACCGTGGTTCCAGACGACACGCTGTATGCCGCCGCTCAGTGGAACCTTCAGTCCGTCACCAGCGCCAGGTACGGGGCCAACTTCCCCGACGCCTGGATGATCACTACCGGCAGCCCGGCCATCGTCAGCGCGATCCTCGACACGGGCGGCCTCCTTACCCACGAGGATCTCGCCGGGCGCACCCCGGCGGGCAATCCCGGCTACGACTTTATTTCAACCCTGTTCAATGCCAATGATGGCAATGGGCGCGACCCTGACCCGAGCGATCCGGGTGATTGGGTAACCTCAGCCGAGGCGACAGGGAATTGCCCGGTATCTCCGAGTAGCTGGCACGGCTCGCACGTGGCGGGCATTTTCGGCGCTCGCGCCAATAACGACCGCGGCATTGCCGGGGCCGTCTGGGACGCGCCGATGCTCATCGTGCGCGTACTGGGCAAGTGCGGCGGCACTCTGAGCGACATCGCCGACGCCCTGCGCTGGGCGGCCGGTCTACCCGTGCCCGGCGTGCCGGACAATCCTACCCCGGCCCGGGTGCTTAATCTAAGCCTTGGCGGCGGGGGCAGCACGTGCCCGGCTACGATGCAGAACGCCATCAACGCCGCAAACCAGGCCGGCGCGATTGTCGTGGTCGCCGCCGGAAACTCCAACACATCGGCGTCGAGCATGATCCCCGCCAATTGCTCGGGCGTGGTGGTTGTGGCCGCTTCAACGCTCTCCGGCAACCGGGCCTCGTACAGCAACTATGGATCGCTGGTCACCCTCGCCGCGCCGGGCGGCGACACCGGCGCCACTGTGGTCTCGACGGTCAACAGCAGCACCACTGCGCCATCGCCGACCGGCGACACCTACGCCGGCTACCGGGGTACGAGCATGGCCACGCCCCACGTGGCCGGGGCGATCAGCCTGATGCTCTCGGCCAACCCCGGCTTGAGCCGGGCCGAGGTGCTGCAAATCCTGCGCGACACGGTTACGCCCTTTCCCGGCGGCAGCGGGTGTATTGGCCGCTGTGGTACGGGCATCCTCAACGCTGGCGCGGCGGTCGAAGAGGCCGCCCGTCGCGTGCGCCAGCTTAGCTTCACTGACAATCCGCGAGTGGTGTCCGAGGGCGACGAGGTAACCATCACCCTGACCCTGAACCTCGCCAGCAATCGAGAGGTGTCCGCGCCCTACACCGTGGGGGGCACGGCGAGCCAGGCCGATCACACCCTGCGCCAGGGCAGCATCGTTTTCCCGCCAGGGCAGCGTTCAGCAACCTTGAGATTCAGGGTCGAGTCTGACGCCGAACGCGATCCCGGCGAGACGATCACGATCACCCTCGGCGACCCTGAGCGCGCGACCCTCGCCGGACCGTCCAGCCTGACGTTGATCATTCAGGATACTACGGCCTCGGGCCGGCTGGCGCTGGATGCCTCCACGCTGGACTTTGGCGCGCACCGGCTGGGAACCGCCGCCACGCTGCCGGTCATGGTGGCGAATGGGGGCGGTGCGCCAATCGCCGTGACGCGGCTCGACCTCGAGGGGAGCTTCGCTCGCCGTGGCGGTACTTGCCCCGCCGCGTTTCCGTTCGACCTGGCGCCGGGGGCGAGCTGTACGTTGTTGATCGCCTTTACACCGACCACTGTGGGAACCCACGCCGGGCGCGCGGTATTCGTAACCACCGAAGGCGAGGGCGGCAACCTCGCGCTCCGGGGTATAGGGTCCGAGGCCCGCGTCGCGCTGCCGCTGGTGCGGTGGTAG
- a CDS encoding FKBP-type peptidyl-prolyl cis-trans isomerase yields MKLFRLPPLHPFTASVVLLALALLAACGAQIPAAAPTPAAAPRLAAPPTITPSGLTFIELEPGVGPHPRPGDVVDVHYRGALADGTEFDNSYLRDDPLQFVLGAGTVIPGWDEGVALMRRGGKARLIIPPELAYGAQGAGGVIPPNATLTFEVELVDIRRNPPAAPQALESSAYVTTPSGLKYADLETGTGAEARPGAMVVVHYTGWLDDGTRFETSLLPTRPMGRQEPYEFRLGDGEAIPGWEEGIAGMRVGGLRQLIVPPELAYGERGAGGGKVPPGATLVFEIELLEVR; encoded by the coding sequence ATGAAGCTCTTTCGCCTTCCCCCGCTTCACCCGTTTACGGCTTCCGTCGTCCTTCTGGCCCTGGCGCTGCTGGCGGCCTGCGGCGCGCAGATCCCGGCGGCGGCGCCCACACCCGCTGCCGCGCCCCGCCTCGCCGCTCCCCCGACGATCACCCCCAGCGGGCTGACCTTCATTGAGCTGGAACCCGGCGTTGGCCCCCATCCTCGCCCCGGCGATGTGGTTGACGTACACTACCGTGGCGCCCTGGCCGACGGGACGGAGTTCGACAATTCCTACCTGCGCGACGATCCGCTGCAATTCGTCCTTGGCGCGGGCACAGTCATACCCGGCTGGGACGAAGGCGTCGCGCTGATGCGCCGGGGGGGCAAGGCGCGCCTGATCATCCCCCCGGAACTGGCCTACGGCGCGCAGGGCGCCGGGGGGGTCATTCCGCCCAATGCCACGCTGACCTTCGAGGTTGAACTGGTGGACATTCGCCGCAATCCGCCTGCCGCCCCGCAGGCGCTGGAGTCCTCGGCCTACGTAACCACTCCGAGCGGCCTGAAGTACGCCGACCTGGAGACGGGCACGGGCGCCGAAGCGCGGCCCGGGGCAATGGTGGTGGTGCACTACACCGGCTGGCTCGACGATGGCACGCGCTTCGAGACCTCCCTGCTCCCTACCCGGCCTATGGGACGCCAGGAGCCGTATGAGTTTCGCCTGGGCGACGGCGAGGCGATCCCGGGCTGGGAGGAGGGCATTGCCGGGATGCGCGTAGGCGGGCTGCGCCAGCTCATCGTGCCGCCGGAGCTGGCCTACGGCGAGCGGGGCGCCGGCGGGGGAAAGGTGCCCCCCGGCGCGACGCTGGTGTTTGAAATTGAGTTGCTGGAGGTCAGGTGA
- the lipA gene encoding lipoyl synthase — translation MAELIPLSAIGVAGDPAPAPRPRRPEWLKARAPSGANYADVHRLMREKGLHTVCEEARCPNIGECWNHRTATFLLLGDICTRGCRYCAIGKGKPQPIDESEPERVAESVAHLRLRFAVLTSVNRDDVPDGGAHIFARTITLIRERVPECKVEVLIPDFDGNWDALQMVLDARPDVLNHNIETVPRLFRRFRPRARFEQSLELLARARAFDPHLVTKSGMMVGAGETNAEVLEVLDALRAVDVNVVTIGQYLAPDSSYWPVDRYVTPEEFAHFRAEGLRRGFRHVESGPLVRSSYHAHLHVGAPQH, via the coding sequence ATGGCTGAACTGATCCCCCTCTCTGCGATTGGCGTGGCCGGCGACCCCGCGCCCGCGCCGCGCCCGCGGCGCCCGGAATGGCTGAAGGCCCGCGCGCCCTCCGGCGCGAATTACGCCGATGTGCACCGCCTGATGCGCGAAAAGGGCCTGCATACTGTGTGCGAGGAGGCCCGTTGCCCCAACATCGGCGAGTGCTGGAACCACCGGACCGCGACGTTCCTGCTCCTGGGGGACATCTGCACGCGCGGCTGCCGCTACTGCGCCATCGGCAAAGGCAAGCCGCAGCCAATTGACGAGAGCGAGCCGGAACGGGTCGCGGAGTCGGTGGCCCACCTGCGGCTGCGCTTTGCCGTGCTCACCTCGGTCAACCGCGACGATGTGCCCGACGGGGGCGCGCATATTTTTGCCCGCACCATTACCCTGATCCGCGAGCGCGTGCCCGAATGTAAGGTCGAAGTGCTCATCCCTGACTTCGACGGCAACTGGGACGCCCTCCAGATGGTGCTGGACGCCCGTCCTGATGTGCTCAACCACAATATCGAGACCGTGCCGCGGCTCTTCCGGCGCTTCCGCCCCCGCGCCCGCTTCGAGCAGAGTCTGGAACTGCTGGCCCGCGCTCGCGCCTTCGATCCCCACCTGGTGACCAAGAGTGGGATGATGGTCGGGGCCGGCGAGACCAATGCCGAGGTGCTCGAGGTGCTTGACGCCCTGCGCGCCGTTGATGTCAACGTGGTGACCATCGGGCAGTATCTGGCTCCCGACTCGAGCTACTGGCCCGTGGATCGCTACGTGACGCCAGAGGAGTTCGCCCACTTTCGGGCCGAGGGGCTGCGCCGCGGCTTTCGCCACGTGGAGAGCGGCCCCCTGGTGCGTTCGAGCTACCATGCCCATCTTCACGTCGGGGCCCCGCAGCACTGA